One stretch of Streptomyces sp. R21 DNA includes these proteins:
- a CDS encoding acyclic terpene utilization AtuA family protein, with the protein MTPPLRIGNASGFYGDRFDALREMLTGGSLDVLTGDYLAELTMLILGRDRLKDPSAGYARTFLRQLEECLGLAHERGVRIVTNAGGLNPGGLADAVRKLAQRLGIPAVVAHVEGDDLTARHPQSLAAHAYLGGAGIAECLRAGADIVVTGRVTDAALVTGPAVAHFGWAPDAYDRLAGAVVAGHVLECGTQATGGNYAFFAEQPLERLRHPGFPVAELHEDGSSVITKHDGTGGLVDVGTVTAQLLYETSGARYAGPDVTARLDTVRLTQEGPDRVRIDGVRGEAPPPTLKVGLNRLGGFRNEVVFVLTGLDIERKAALVRDQMEAALDASKSRPAHVGWDLSRTDHPDAPTEETASALLRLVVRDADQESVGRALSGAAIELALASYPGFHVVAPPGKGAPYGVFEDVYVDHMAVDHVAVLNDGRRIHVTPGADTLVLEPPAQPPLPEPLPADGPTRRAPLGLVAGARSGDKGGNANVGVWARTDDAWRWLAHELTTDGFRNLLPETRDLTVVRHVLPNLRALNFVVEGILGEGVASQARFDPQAKGLGEWLRSRHLDIPEVLL; encoded by the coding sequence GTGACCCCGCCCCTCCGCATCGGCAACGCCTCCGGCTTCTACGGCGACCGCTTCGATGCCCTGCGCGAGATGCTCACCGGCGGCTCGCTGGACGTCCTCACCGGCGACTATCTCGCCGAACTGACCATGCTGATCCTGGGCCGCGACCGCCTGAAGGACCCGTCGGCCGGCTACGCCCGCACGTTTCTACGCCAGTTGGAGGAGTGTCTCGGGCTCGCGCACGAGCGGGGCGTGCGGATCGTGACGAACGCCGGTGGGCTCAACCCCGGCGGACTGGCCGACGCCGTACGGAAGTTGGCGCAGCGGCTCGGCATCCCGGCCGTCGTCGCCCATGTCGAGGGCGACGACCTCACGGCCCGCCATCCGCAGAGCCTCGCCGCGCACGCCTACCTCGGCGGCGCCGGGATCGCCGAGTGCCTGCGGGCGGGCGCGGACATCGTCGTCACCGGCCGCGTCACGGACGCCGCGCTCGTCACCGGGCCCGCCGTCGCGCACTTCGGCTGGGCGCCGGACGCATACGACCGGCTCGCGGGCGCCGTCGTCGCAGGTCACGTGCTGGAGTGCGGCACCCAGGCCACCGGCGGCAACTACGCCTTCTTCGCCGAGCAGCCCCTCGAACGGCTCCGCCACCCCGGCTTCCCGGTCGCCGAACTCCACGAGGACGGCAGCAGCGTCATCACCAAGCACGACGGCACCGGCGGCCTCGTGGACGTCGGCACGGTCACCGCGCAGCTCCTGTACGAGACGTCCGGCGCCCGGTACGCGGGCCCCGACGTCACGGCCCGGCTCGACACCGTACGGCTGACGCAGGAAGGGCCCGACCGGGTACGGATCGACGGCGTACGCGGCGAGGCCCCGCCGCCGACCCTCAAGGTCGGCCTCAACCGGCTCGGCGGCTTCCGCAACGAGGTCGTCTTCGTCCTCACGGGACTCGACATCGAGCGCAAGGCCGCCCTCGTACGGGACCAGATGGAGGCCGCCCTCGACGCCTCCAAGTCCCGTCCCGCGCACGTCGGTTGGGATCTCTCCCGCACCGACCACCCCGACGCCCCCACCGAGGAGACCGCGAGCGCCCTGCTCCGGCTCGTCGTCCGGGACGCCGACCAGGAGTCCGTCGGGCGGGCCCTCAGCGGCGCCGCGATCGAGCTGGCACTCGCCAGCTACCCCGGGTTCCATGTGGTCGCCCCACCCGGAAAGGGGGCGCCTTATGGGGTCTTCGAGGATGTGTACGTCGACCATATGGCCGTGGACCATGTGGCGGTCCTCAATGACGGGCGCCGAATCCATGTGACCCCGGGCGCCGACACGCTCGTACTCGAACCGCCTGCGCAGCCGCCCCTCCCGGAACCCCTCCCGGCCGACGGCCCCACGCGGCGCGCGCCTCTCGGTCTGGTCGCCGGTGCCCGCAGCGGCGACAAGGGCGGGAACGCCAACGTCGGGGTGTGGGCGCGCACGGACGACGCGTGGCGCTGGCTCGCCCATGAACTGACCACGGACGGATTCCGGAACCTGCTGCCCGAGACCCGCGATCTGACCGTCGTCCGTCACGTGCTGCCCAACCTGCGCGCCCTCAACTTCGTCGTCGAGGGAATCCTCGGCGAGGGCGTCGCCTCCCAGGCCCGCTTCGACCCCCAGGCCAAGGGCCTCGGCGAATGGCTCCGCTCCCGCCACCTGGACATCCCGGAGGTGCTGCTGTGA
- a CDS encoding acyl-CoA carboxylase subunit beta yields the protein MTVLASALDTASPDYATNREAMLARLAALDTEHAKALAGGGEKYVERHRKRGKLLARERIELLVDPDTPFLELSPLAAWGSDYAVGASLVTGIGVVEGVECLITANDPTVRGGASNPWSLKKALRANDIALANRLPCISLVESGGADLPSQKEIFIPGGAIFRDITRLSAAGIPTIAVVFGNSTAGGAYIPGMSDHAIMVKERAKVFLGGPPLVKMATGEESDDESLGGAEMHARVSGLADHYAVDEYDALRQARRVVARLNHRKAYGDPGPAEPPKYDEDELLGIVPGDLKVPFDPREVIARVVDGSDFDEFKPLYGTSLCTGWARLHGYPVGVLANAQGVLFSEESQKAAQFIQLANQRDIPLLFLHNTTGYMVGREYEQGGIIKHGAMMINAVSNSRVPHLSVLLGASYGAGHYGMCGRAYDPRFLFAWPSAKSAVMGPQQLAGVLSIVARQSAVAKGQPYDDEADAALRAMVEQQIESESLPMFLSGRLYDDGVIDPRDTRTVLGLCLSAIHTAPYEGARGGFGVFRM from the coding sequence GTGACGGTCCTGGCGTCCGCCCTGGACACCGCGTCCCCCGACTACGCGACGAACCGCGAGGCCATGCTCGCCCGTCTCGCCGCACTCGACACCGAGCACGCCAAAGCGCTCGCCGGCGGCGGGGAGAAGTACGTCGAACGGCACCGCAAACGAGGCAAGTTGCTCGCCCGCGAGCGCATCGAACTGCTCGTCGACCCGGACACCCCGTTCCTGGAGCTGTCGCCGCTCGCGGCCTGGGGGAGCGATTACGCGGTCGGCGCCTCGCTCGTCACCGGCATCGGGGTCGTCGAGGGTGTCGAGTGCCTGATCACCGCGAACGACCCGACCGTGCGCGGTGGCGCGAGCAACCCGTGGAGCCTGAAGAAGGCCCTGCGGGCGAACGACATCGCGCTCGCCAACCGGCTGCCCTGCATCAGCCTCGTCGAGTCGGGCGGCGCCGACCTGCCCTCCCAGAAGGAGATCTTCATCCCGGGCGGCGCGATCTTCCGCGACATCACACGCCTGTCCGCCGCCGGGATCCCGACCATCGCCGTCGTCTTCGGCAACTCGACGGCGGGCGGCGCGTACATCCCCGGCATGTCCGACCACGCGATCATGGTCAAGGAGCGGGCCAAGGTCTTCCTGGGCGGGCCGCCACTGGTGAAGATGGCCACCGGCGAGGAGAGCGACGACGAGTCGCTCGGCGGCGCCGAGATGCACGCGCGCGTGTCGGGTCTCGCCGACCACTACGCCGTCGACGAGTACGACGCCCTCCGGCAGGCACGCCGGGTCGTCGCCCGCCTCAACCACCGCAAGGCGTACGGCGATCCGGGCCCGGCCGAGCCCCCCAAGTACGACGAGGACGAGCTGCTCGGGATCGTCCCCGGGGACCTGAAGGTGCCCTTCGACCCCCGCGAGGTCATCGCACGCGTGGTCGACGGCTCCGACTTCGACGAGTTCAAGCCCCTCTACGGAACGAGCCTGTGCACGGGCTGGGCGCGGCTGCACGGCTATCCGGTCGGCGTGCTCGCCAACGCCCAGGGCGTGCTGTTCAGCGAGGAGTCCCAGAAGGCCGCCCAGTTCATCCAGCTCGCCAACCAGCGCGACATCCCGCTGCTCTTCCTGCACAACACCACCGGCTACATGGTCGGCAGGGAGTACGAGCAGGGCGGCATCATCAAGCACGGCGCGATGATGATCAACGCGGTCAGCAACTCGCGGGTACCGCATCTGTCCGTGCTCCTGGGCGCGTCCTACGGAGCCGGTCACTACGGCATGTGCGGGCGCGCGTACGACCCGCGCTTCCTCTTCGCCTGGCCCAGCGCCAAGTCGGCCGTCATGGGCCCCCAGCAGCTCGCCGGGGTGCTCTCCATCGTCGCCCGGCAGTCGGCGGTGGCGAAGGGGCAGCCGTACGACGACGAGGCGGACGCGGCGCTGCGCGCGATGGTGGAGCAGCAGATCGAGTCCGAGTCCCTTCCGATGTTCCTGTCCGGGCGGCTGTACGACGACGGGGTCATCGACCCGCGCGACACCCGCACCGTCCTCGGCCTGTGCCTGTCCGCGATCCACACGGCGCCCTACGAGGGCGCGCGCGGCGGCTTCGGCGTCTTCCGGATGTGA
- a CDS encoding biotin carboxylase N-terminal domain-containing protein, whose translation MIASVLVANRGEIACRVFRTCGEWGIRTVAVYSDADENALHARVADAAVRLPGAAPSETYLRGDLIVKAALAAGADAVHPGYGFLSENADFARAVTDAGLVWIGPPPEAIEAMASKTRAKKLMGLEPLAEVTAADLPVLVKAAAGGGGRGMRVVRELADLDGELAAARAEALSAFGDGEVFVEPYVEGGRHVEVQILADTHGTVWVLGTRDCSLQRRHQKVIEEAPAPGLSEELTEELCALAVRAARAVDYVGAGTVEFLVADGRAHFLEMNTRLQVEHPVTEAVFGVDLVALQIRVAEGAALENDPPRARGHAVEARLYAEDPAHAWAPQTGTLHRLAVPGAVRLDTGYTDGDPIGVHYDPMLAKVVAHAPTRAEAVRKLAAALSGAEIHGPVTNRDLLVRSLRHPEFTGARMDTGFYDRHLAELTAPAPDPYAPLAAALADAHGRSRFGGWRNVASQPQVKRYVMAGEEHEVRYRHTRDGLTVEGVRVVRATPDLVVLEIDGVQRRFAVARYGDKVHVNATALTALPRFPDPTAQREPGSLLAPMPGTVVRVAEGLAVGAAVSAGQPLLWLEAMKMEHKISAPVSGTLSALHAAPGHQVEVGALLAVVVAQEEQPA comes from the coding sequence GTGATTGCTTCCGTCCTTGTGGCCAACCGCGGTGAGATCGCCTGCCGGGTCTTCCGCACCTGTGGTGAATGGGGAATCCGGACCGTCGCCGTGTACTCGGACGCCGACGAGAACGCCCTCCACGCGCGCGTGGCCGACGCGGCGGTACGGCTGCCGGGGGCGGCGCCCTCGGAGACGTATCTGCGCGGCGACCTGATCGTGAAGGCGGCGCTGGCGGCCGGCGCCGACGCCGTGCACCCGGGGTACGGGTTCCTGTCCGAGAACGCCGACTTCGCGCGGGCCGTCACCGACGCCGGGCTCGTCTGGATCGGGCCGCCGCCGGAGGCGATCGAGGCGATGGCGTCCAAGACGCGCGCCAAGAAGCTGATGGGCCTCGAGCCGCTGGCCGAGGTCACGGCCGCGGACCTGCCCGTGCTGGTGAAGGCGGCGGCGGGCGGCGGGGGCCGCGGGATGCGGGTCGTACGCGAACTCGCCGACCTGGACGGCGAACTGGCCGCCGCCCGCGCTGAGGCCCTCAGCGCCTTCGGCGACGGCGAGGTCTTCGTCGAGCCCTACGTGGAGGGCGGCCGGCACGTCGAGGTGCAGATCCTCGCCGACACACACGGCACGGTGTGGGTGCTCGGCACCCGCGACTGCTCCCTCCAGCGCCGCCACCAGAAGGTGATCGAGGAGGCCCCGGCACCCGGCCTCTCCGAGGAGCTCACGGAGGAGTTGTGCGCGCTGGCCGTACGCGCCGCGCGCGCCGTCGACTACGTCGGCGCGGGCACCGTCGAGTTCCTCGTCGCCGACGGCCGGGCGCACTTCCTGGAGATGAACACCCGCCTCCAGGTCGAACACCCCGTGACGGAAGCCGTGTTCGGCGTGGACCTGGTGGCCCTCCAGATCCGGGTCGCCGAAGGGGCCGCCCTCGAGAACGACCCGCCACGCGCGCGTGGGCACGCCGTCGAGGCCCGCCTGTACGCGGAGGACCCGGCGCACGCCTGGGCCCCGCAGACCGGCACCCTGCACCGCCTCGCCGTACCGGGCGCCGTCCGCCTCGACACCGGCTACACCGACGGCGACCCCATCGGCGTCCACTACGACCCGATGCTCGCGAAGGTGGTGGCGCACGCCCCCACGCGCGCGGAGGCCGTCCGCAAGCTGGCGGCCGCCCTGAGCGGGGCCGAGATCCACGGCCCGGTCACCAACCGCGACCTCCTCGTACGGTCGCTCAGGCACCCGGAGTTCACCGGAGCCCGCATGGACACCGGGTTCTACGACCGGCACCTGGCGGAGCTGACCGCGCCGGCCCCCGACCCGTACGCCCCGCTGGCCGCCGCGCTCGCGGACGCGCACGGGCGCTCCCGGTTCGGCGGCTGGCGCAACGTGGCCTCACAGCCGCAGGTCAAGCGGTACGTCATGGCCGGTGAGGAACACGAGGTCCGCTACCGCCACACCCGTGACGGGCTGACCGTCGAAGGCGTGCGGGTGGTGCGGGCGACCCCCGACCTCGTCGTCCTCGAAATCGACGGTGTGCAGCGGAGGTTCGCCGTCGCGCGCTACGGCGACAAGGTGCACGTGAACGCGACCGCGCTCACCGCGCTGCCCCGCTTCCCCGACCCCACCGCCCAGCGCGAACCCGGCTCGCTGCTCGCGCCCATGCCCGGCACCGTCGTCCGCGTCGCCGAGGGACTGGCCGTGGGAGCCGCCGTGAGCGCCGGACAGCCCCTGCTCTGGCTGGAGGCGATGAAGATGGAGCACAAGATCTCCGCGCCCGTCTCCGGCACGCTCAGCGCCCTGCACGCCGCCCCCGGCCACCAGGTCGAGGTCGGCGCCCTGCTCGCCGTCGTAGTCGCACAGGAGGAACAGCCCGCATGA
- a CDS encoding acyl-CoA dehydrogenase family protein, whose protein sequence is MSVTLETQEHKDLRAAVAALGKRYGREYLTRTIAEGGHPDALWSEAAKLGYLGVNLPEDYGGGGGGIAELSIVLEELGAAGCPLLMMVVSPAICGTVIARFGTDAQKQQWLPGLADGSRTMAFGITEPDAGSNSHRITTTARRDPDTGDWLLTGRKVFISGVDIADATLVVGRTEDARTGSLKPCLFIVPRDAEGFHRQRIEMELQGAEKQFELTLDDVRLPADALVGDEDAGLLQLFAGLNPERVMTAAFAIGMGRYALSRAIAYARERTVWKEPIGAHQAVAHPLAQSHIELELARLMMQKAAHLYDAGDDIGAGEAANMAKYAAAEACVKAVDQAVHTLGGNGLTREFGLASLITASRVARIAPVSREMILNYVSHQTLGLPKSY, encoded by the coding sequence ATGAGCGTCACCCTCGAAACCCAGGAGCACAAGGACCTGCGTGCCGCGGTCGCCGCACTCGGCAAGCGCTACGGCCGCGAGTACCTCACCCGGACCATCGCCGAAGGCGGCCACCCGGACGCACTCTGGTCCGAGGCCGCCAAACTCGGCTACCTCGGCGTCAACCTGCCGGAGGACTACGGCGGCGGAGGCGGCGGCATCGCCGAACTCTCCATCGTGCTGGAAGAGTTGGGCGCGGCCGGCTGTCCGCTGCTGATGATGGTCGTCTCGCCCGCGATCTGCGGCACCGTCATCGCCCGCTTCGGCACGGACGCGCAGAAACAGCAGTGGCTGCCCGGACTCGCCGACGGCAGCCGCACCATGGCCTTCGGCATCACCGAACCCGACGCGGGCTCCAACTCCCACCGCATCACCACCACCGCCCGCCGCGACCCGGACACCGGCGACTGGCTCCTCACCGGCCGCAAGGTGTTCATCTCCGGCGTCGACATCGCGGACGCGACCCTCGTCGTCGGCCGCACCGAGGACGCCCGCACCGGCAGCCTCAAGCCCTGCCTGTTCATCGTCCCGCGCGACGCCGAGGGCTTCCACCGGCAGCGGATCGAGATGGAACTCCAGGGCGCGGAGAAGCAGTTCGAGCTCACCCTCGACGACGTACGGCTGCCCGCCGACGCGCTCGTCGGCGACGAGGACGCCGGCCTCCTCCAGCTCTTCGCCGGCCTCAACCCCGAACGCGTGATGACGGCCGCCTTCGCCATCGGCATGGGCCGCTACGCGCTGTCGCGAGCCATCGCCTACGCTCGCGAGCGCACCGTCTGGAAGGAGCCCATCGGCGCCCACCAGGCCGTCGCACACCCCCTCGCCCAGTCCCACATCGAGCTCGAACTCGCCCGCCTGATGATGCAGAAGGCGGCCCACCTCTACGACGCCGGGGACGACATCGGCGCGGGCGAGGCCGCCAACATGGCGAAGTACGCGGCCGCGGAAGCCTGCGTGAAGGCCGTCGACCAGGCCGTCCACACCCTCGGCGGCAACGGCCTCACCCGCGAATTCGGGCTCGCCTCATTGATAACGGCCTCCCGTGTGGCTCGTATTGCTCCGGTGAGCCGGGAGATGATTCTCAACTACGTCTCCCACCAGACACTCGGACTGCCCAAGTCGTACTGA
- a CDS encoding 4-coumarate--CoA ligase family protein produces MFRSEYADVPAVEEPIHDAVLGRAAERGDTPALIDGADGTTLTYAQLDVFHRRLAAALAEAGVRKGDVLALHSPNTIAFPTAFFAATRAGASVTTVHPLATPEEFAKQLRDSAASWIVTVSPLLEAAREAAERAGGVREIFVCDSAPGHRSLTDLLATTAPEPHIDIDPAEDVAALPYSSGTTGIPKGVMLTHRSIATNLAQLLPCMPMGPGDRILAVLPFFHIYGLTALMNAPLRQGATVVVLPRFDIGTFLAAIEKHRITTLFVAPPIVLALTKHPDVASYDLSSLKHIISSAAPLDAKLAAACSRRLGLPPIGQGYGMTELSPCTHLVPLAAENPPPGTVGRLIAGTEMRIVSLDDPDKHLDVGEPGEIAIRGPQVMKGYLGRPDATAQMIDPEGWLHTGDVGHVDGDGWLFVVDRVKELIKYKGFQVAPAELEALLLTHPGIADAAVIGVYNEDNNEVPHAYVVCQQAAGDLSEGEVMMYVAERVAPYKRVRGVTFIDAVPRAASGKILRRELRDLREQA; encoded by the coding sequence GTGTTCCGCAGCGAGTACGCAGATGTCCCGGCCGTCGAGGAGCCCATTCACGACGCGGTCCTCGGCCGCGCCGCGGAGCGCGGCGACACGCCCGCACTGATCGACGGCGCCGACGGCACCACGCTCACCTACGCGCAACTGGACGTCTTCCACCGCCGGCTGGCCGCCGCCCTCGCCGAGGCGGGCGTCCGCAAGGGCGACGTCCTGGCCCTGCACAGCCCGAACACCATCGCCTTCCCCACGGCGTTCTTCGCCGCCACGCGCGCGGGTGCCTCGGTCACCACCGTGCACCCCCTCGCCACGCCCGAGGAGTTCGCCAAGCAGCTGCGCGACAGCGCCGCCTCCTGGATCGTGACCGTCTCACCCCTCCTGGAGGCGGCGCGCGAGGCCGCCGAACGCGCCGGCGGCGTACGGGAGATCTTCGTCTGCGACAGCGCCCCCGGGCACCGCTCCCTGACCGACCTGCTCGCCACGACCGCCCCCGAGCCGCACATCGACATCGACCCCGCCGAGGACGTGGCGGCCCTTCCGTACTCCTCCGGAACGACCGGCATCCCCAAGGGCGTGATGCTCACCCACAGGTCCATCGCCACGAACCTCGCGCAGCTCCTGCCCTGCATGCCGATGGGCCCCGGCGACCGCATCCTCGCCGTGCTGCCGTTCTTCCACATCTACGGGCTGACGGCCCTCATGAACGCGCCGCTGCGGCAGGGCGCCACCGTCGTCGTACTGCCCCGCTTCGACATCGGCACCTTCCTCGCGGCCATCGAGAAACACCGCATCACGACCCTCTTCGTGGCACCGCCGATCGTCCTCGCCCTCACCAAGCACCCGGACGTCGCGAGCTACGACCTGTCGTCCCTCAAGCACATCATTTCCTCCGCGGCCCCCCTCGACGCGAAGCTCGCCGCGGCCTGCTCGCGGCGGCTCGGCCTGCCGCCCATCGGCCAGGGCTACGGCATGACGGAACTCTCCCCCTGCACCCACCTGGTGCCCCTGGCCGCCGAGAACCCGCCCCCGGGGACGGTCGGCAGGCTCATCGCGGGCACCGAGATGCGCATCGTCTCCCTCGACGACCCCGACAAGCACCTCGACGTCGGCGAACCCGGCGAGATAGCCATCCGCGGCCCCCAGGTCATGAAGGGCTACCTCGGCCGCCCCGACGCCACCGCGCAGATGATCGACCCCGAGGGCTGGCTGCACACCGGAGACGTCGGCCACGTGGACGGCGACGGCTGGCTGTTCGTCGTCGACCGCGTCAAGGAACTCATCAAGTACAAGGGCTTCCAGGTCGCCCCCGCCGAACTCGAAGCCCTCCTGCTCACCCACCCCGGCATCGCCGACGCCGCCGTCATAGGCGTCTACAACGAAGACAACAACGAGGTACCGCACGCCTACGTAGTATGCCAACAGGCCGCCGGGGACCTCTCCGAAGGAGAGGTCATGATGTACGTCGCCGAGCGCGTCGCCCCGTACAAGAGGGTCCGCGGCGTCACCTTCATCGACGCCGTGCCCCGCGCCGCCTCCGGGAAGATCCTCCGCCGCGAACTGCGCGATCTCAGGGAGCAGGCGTGA
- a CDS encoding enoyl-CoA hydratase family protein, with protein MTLIGRTRARGIETLTLDSPHNRNALSAALVGQLADSLAKGENDADVRAFVLTHTGNTFCAGADLRNPPDPDALVALLRQIVTLRKPVVARVTGHVRAGGLGLLAACDIGAASTQATFAFTEVRIGVAPAVISLPLLPRTDPRALARYYLTGERFDAAEAARIGLLTAAGDDVDDVLEPILDGLRRAAPQGLEETKLLLTARVLEAFDRDAADLTALSARLFSSAQAREGMTAFLERRDPAWAL; from the coding sequence GTGACACTGATCGGCCGTACACGCGCGCGTGGCATCGAGACCCTCACCCTCGACTCCCCGCACAACCGCAACGCCCTCTCGGCGGCGCTGGTGGGGCAGTTGGCCGACAGCCTGGCCAAAGGCGAGAACGACGCCGACGTACGGGCATTCGTCCTCACCCACACCGGCAACACGTTCTGCGCGGGCGCCGACCTGAGGAACCCTCCCGACCCCGACGCCCTGGTGGCGCTGCTCCGGCAGATCGTCACGCTGCGCAAACCCGTCGTGGCCCGGGTGACCGGTCATGTGCGGGCGGGCGGCCTGGGCCTGCTGGCGGCCTGCGACATAGGGGCGGCGTCCACCCAGGCGACTTTCGCCTTCACGGAGGTACGGATAGGGGTGGCCCCCGCGGTGATCTCCCTGCCGCTGCTCCCCCGCACCGACCCCCGCGCCCTCGCCCGCTACTACCTCACCGGCGAACGCTTCGACGCCGCCGAGGCGGCCCGCATCGGCCTGCTGACCGCGGCGGGCGACGACGTGGACGACGTACTGGAACCCATCCTCGACGGACTGCGGAGGGCCGCCCCCCAGGGCCTGGAGGAGACGAAACTGCTGCTCACCGCTAGGGTGCTGGAAGCCTTCGACCGGGACGCGGCCGACCTGACCGCCCTCTCGGCCCGCCTGTTCTCCTCCGCGCAGGCCCGCGAGGGCATGACGGCCTTCCTAGAACGACGGGATCCCGCATGGGCGCTGTGA